Proteins from one Saccharomyces eubayanus strain FM1318 chromosome XI, whole genome shotgun sequence genomic window:
- the KAE1 gene encoding tRNA N6-adenosine threonylcarbamoyltransferase produces the protein MVNLNTVAPKNNRDYYIALGLEGSANKLGVGVVKHPLLPKHANSDLSYDCEAEMLSNIRDTYVTPPGEGFLPRDTARHHRNWCVRLIKQAIAEAGLQDPALDVDVICFTRGPGMGAPLHSVVIAARTCSLLWDVPLVGVNHCIGHIEMGREITKAQNPVVLYVSGGNTQVIAYSEKRYRIFGETLDIAIGNCLDRFARTLKIPNEPSPGYNIEQLARSAPHKDALVELPYTVKGMDLSMSGILASIDSLAKDLFKGNKKNKILFDRQTGEQKVTVEDLCYSLQENLFAMLVEITERAMAHVNSNQVLIVGGVGCNVRLQEMMAQMCKDRANGQVHATDNRFCIDNGVMIAQAGLLEYRMGGIVKDFSETIVTQKFRTDEVYAAWRD, from the coding sequence ATGGTCAACTTGAACACGGTGGCACCGAAAAATAACAGAGACTACTACATTGCGCTCGGGCTCGAGGGGTCGGCGAATAAGCTGGGCGTAGGGGTGGTTAAGCATCCGCTTCTGCCCAAGCATGCCAATAGCGACCTGTCTTATGACTGCGAGGCGGAGATGCTCTCCAACATCAGAGACACCTACGTAACGCCTCCCGGGGAGGGCTTCTTGCCCCGTGACACGGCAAGACACCACCGGAATTGGTGTGTGAGGCTTATCAAACAGGCGATAGCCGAGGCGGGTCTCCAGGACCCGGCACTCGACGTCGACGTGATCTGCTTCACCAGGGGCCCCGGAATGGGTGCGCCCCTGCATTCGGTGGTTATTGCCGCCAGAACGTGCTCGCTGCTCTGGGACGTGCCCCTAGTGGGCGTGAACCACTGTATAGGCCACATCGAAATGGGGAGGGAAATCACCAAGGCCCAGAACCCTGTGGTACTGTATGTGAGTGGCGGTAACACGCAGGTCATCGCATACTCGGAGAAGCGGTATAGGATCTTCGGCGAGACGCTCGATATCGCCATTGGTAACTGTCTTGACAGATTCGCCAGAACTTTGAAGATCCCGAACGAACCCTCGCCCGGCTACAACATCGAGCAATTGGCAAGAAGCGCTCCGCACAAGGACGCCCTGGTGGAGCTTCCGTACACGGTGAAGGGAATGGACCTTTCCATGAGCGGTATTCTGGCCTCCATCGACTCGTTGGCCAAGGACCTGTTCAAGggcaacaagaaaaacaagatcCTATTTGACAGGCAAACGGGCGAGCAGAAAGTCACCGTCGAGGATCTTTGCTACTCTCTGCAAGAAAACCTGTTTGCCATGCTCGTGGAGATCACGGAAAGAGCCATGGCGCACGTCAACTCCAACCAGGTGCTGATCGTGGGCGGTGTAGGCTGCAACGTGCGGTTACAAGAAATGATGGCACAGATGTGTAAAGACAGGGCCAACGGGCAGGTGCACGCCACGGACAACAGATTCTGTATCGATAACGGGGTCATGATTGCGCAAGCAGGGCTGTTAGAGTACAGAATGGGCGGCATTGTGAAAGACTTTTCGGAAACTATCGTTACGCAAAAGTTCAGAACAGACGAAGTGTACGCGGCTTGGCGTGACTAG
- the GAP1 gene encoding amino acid permease GAP1 — protein MSNTSSYEKNNPENLKHNGITIDSEYLTQEPITIPSNGSVASTEKGSGSKWKDFKDSFKRVEPIEADPNLTEAERVAFITAQTPLKHQLKNRHLQMIAIGGAIGTGLLVGSGKALRTGGPASLLIGWGSMGTMIYAMVMALGELAVVFPISGGFTTYATRFIDESFGFAANFNYMLQWLVTLPLEIVSASITVNYWGTDPKYRDGFVALFWLVIVCINMFGVKGYGEAEFVFSIIKVITIIGFIILGIILNCGGGPEKGYIGGKYFHDPGAFAGDTPGAKFKGVCSVFVTAAFSFAGSELVGLAASESVDPRKSVPKAAKQVFWRITLFYILSLLMIGLLVPYNDSRLIGASSVDAAASPFVIAIVTHGIKGLPSVVNVVILIAVLSVGNSAIFACSRTFVALAEQGFLPQVFAYVDRKGRPLVGIIITSAVGLIAFVAASKKEGEVFDWLLALSGLSSLFTWGGICICHIRFRKALTAQGRSVEELSFKSPTGVWGSYWGLFMIVIMFIAQFYVALFPVGGSPSAEGFFEAYLSFPLVFAMYIGHKIYKRNWKLLIPAEEMDIDSGRREVDLELLKQEIAEEKAILATKPAWFRVWSFWC, from the coding sequence atgaGTAATACGTCTTCGTACGAGAAGAACAATCCCGAAAATCTCAAGCATAATGGAATCACGATAGATTCCGAATACCTGACTCAGGAACCAATAACCATTCCTTCGAATGGGTCCGTTGCTTCCACGGAGAAGGGTTCAGGGTCCAAATGGAAGGACTTTAAGGACTCTTTCAAGAGAGTAGAGCCAATCGAAGCCGACCCCAATCTAACAGAAGCTGAGAGGGTCGCTTTCATCACCGCTCAAACCCCATTGAAACatcaattgaaaaatagacATTTGCAAATGATTGCCATCGGTGGTGCTATTGGTACTGGTCTGCTGGTTGGGTCAGGTAAAGCACTAAGGACAGGTGGTCCTGCTTCGCTTCTGATCGGGTGGGGGTCCATGGGTACCATGATTTACGCTATGGTCATGGCTCTGGGTGAGCTGGCCGTGGTCTTCCCCATTTCCGGTGGGTTCACCACGTACGCCACCAGATTTATTGACGAATCCTTCGGTTTTGCTGCAAACTTCAACTATATGTTACAATGGTTGGTTACGCTGCCCTTGGAAATCGTTTCTGCATCCATTACTGTTAACTACTGGGGTACAGACCCAAAATACAGAGACGGGTTTGTCGCGCTGTTTTGGCTAGTCATTGTCTGTATTAATATGTTCGGTGTCAAAGGTTACGGTGAAGCAGAATTCGTCTTTTCCATCATCAAGGTCATTACAATTATCGGGTTCATCATCCTAGGTATCATCTTGAACTGTGGTGGTGGTCCAGAAAAGGGATACATTGGTGGTAAGTACTTCCATGATCCTGGTGCATTTGCTGGTGACACTCCCGGCGCTAAATTCAAGGGTGTTTGTTCCGTCTTCGTTACTGCAGCCTTTTCCTTTGCCGGTTCCGAATTAGTTGGTCTTGCCGCTAGTGAGTCTGTGGATCCAAGAAAATCCGTTCCTAAGGCTGCCAAGCAAGTGTTCTGGAGAATTACATTGTTTTACATTTTATCGCTATTGATGATCGGTCTTTTGGTCCCATACAATGACTCGCGTTTGATCGGTGCCTCCTCCGTGGATGCCGCTGCTTCTCCCTTTGTCATTGCCATTGTGACACACGGTATTAAAGGTTTACCAAGTGTTGTTAACGTGGTTATTTTGATTGCAGTCTTGTCTGTCGGTAACTCTGCCATTTTCGCATGTTCCAGAACATTTGTTGCCCTAGCTGAACAAGGTTTCCTACCACAAGTGTTTGCCTACGTGGATCGTAAAGGTAGACCATTGGTCGGGATCATCATCACTTCTGCAGTTGGTCTTATCGCATTTGTGGCCGCTTCCAAGAAGGAAGGCGAAGTCTTTGATTGGTTACTGGCCTTGTCTGGTTTATCATCACTTTTCACATGGGGTGGTATTTGTATTTGTCATATTCGTTTCAGAAAGGCATTAACTGCCCAAGGTAGAAGTGTGGAAGAGCTATCATTCAAATCCCCTACCGGTGTTTGGGGCTCATACTGGGGGCTGTTTATGATCGTTATCATGTTCATTGCCCAATTTTACGTCGCCTTGTTCCCAGTGGGCGGTTCTCCAAGTGCCGAAGGGTTTTTCGAGGCTTATTTGTCATTCCCACTTGTTTTCGCTATGTACATCGGTCACAAGATCTACAAGAGAAACTGGAAGTTACTCATCCCAGCCGAAGAAATGGATATCGACAGTGGTAGAAGAGAAGTGGATTTGGAATTgctgaaacaagaaattgcagaagaaaaggcaaTTTTGGCCACAAAGCCAGCATGGTTCAGAGTCTGGAGTTTCTGGTGTTGA